Genomic segment of Candidatus Aegiribacteria sp.:
GGCTGTTGTTTACGGCAGAGGAGGCAGTGAGCTGACCGTTACCGTAAATGAAAAAGAGTTCATGGACACTGTAGGTTACTCCACCTCTACCGGTATCATTAATCTTAAAATGGGTAGAAAATCTCCGGTAACAGCAATTGTCAGGGATGTACAATGGGACATCATTACAGACAAACCTGTTCACATCGATTTTCTAAGAGTTTCCGCAGATCAGATAGTCTCGGTTCCAGTACATATACGCCTTGAGAGTATCCCAGTGGGTGTCACGATGGGTGGAGTTCTTGAACACACACTTCATGAGATTATCATCAAGGTTAGAGCGAAGGACATTCCAGGTTCCGTGACCGTTGATGTAGGACATCT
This window contains:
- a CDS encoding 50S ribosomal protein L25, translated to MPEKRTLGIAERLEFGSRIARRLRRTGIIPAVVYGRGGSELTVTVNEKEFMDTVGYSTSTGIINLKMGRKSPVTAIVRDVQWDIITDKPVHIDFLRVSADQIVSVPVHIRLESIPVGVTMGGVLEHTLHEIIIKVRAKDIPGSVTVDVGHLEIGDSVHLSDIVLADTLTLDMDRDLVVASVVAPSVAKVEVEEEEELLEGEEAAELEGEEEAKKESSETPASEKE